The genome window AGATCAGCAGTCCTCCCAGAGGAGCAAAAAAACCGGAACAGAGTACCATAAAATGAAGCCCGGAATAGTTTCTCAACCTTTGTTCCGAACTGGCATCTTCTGTCATTATGCAGGACAAGGAGACGTAGACAACCTTATTCACACCGTTTAAGACGGCGGCAATCAGGAATCCTGTAAAACTCCTGCTGAAGGACCAGACCAGACAGGCTAACGACCAGGATAACATGTCAAAGATAAAAGACGTCCGTTTCCTCCCTAATTTGTCTGTTAGAACACCTGAGAATAGGGATGATAGAATCTGAACAGATACAAGAAGGGTCTGGACCAAACCTATTTGTCTATCTGTCAGACCCAATGCCTGCATGTAGAGGGTGGCATACACAATAATCATGTTGAAGGGAATGGCCCAGAATGGTTCGGTAAACAAAACCACCCGGCCGTTATGACTCATCCCCCGTAATAAGGGGAGCTGTGCTGTCTTTTCGACAAATCTCTTCATAGGTCTACCTCTTTTAGAATCAGAACTGATTCTATCAGTCCCATAAGAGAAAGAACAGCATTTTTGATTAATGTCTGTGGATCAGTCCGAAGACAGGAAGTGCATGAATAAATCTCTGTGAGGCAGAGCCTATGGCAGATCTTCTGGTCTGTTTAAGATCTGCCTGGTCATACGCTTTTAACGGATTTCAATATCCTGGGCGTAGGTATTATTGTGTTTCCAGCTTATATTATCACTCTTATTTGATGCTAATAAGAGCCGGTAGGTTTTTCCCCTTTCCAGTGGTTTATCATATTCATCACCCGAGTCTAGAGGAATTGTGAATGTCACCTCCGTGTGTGTCTCCGTCTGTGTTCCAGAAAGAACCTGGAAATCTTGAGTACCCCCCAGTTCTATATCGCTTTTGTGGGCGAAACGTCCGGTTCCATAATGATCCTCCGCCATGGCAATGCCGGTCTTATCATCCACCCAGAGTATGATGATATTGGCGTCCTTCATGACGCTTTCTGCATCGATTCCAAAGGCTATCCAGCCCTTTGTTTCCGCTTTGAGAGTCAAGACAAGTTTGTCACCCTGGGTCTCCCATTTCAGATCGAATCCCTTTTCTTCAACCCTCTGTTGGGCAGATAAAAAAGAAGTGAATAGGGAAATTGTCAGCATAAGAAACAAAACTTTCTTCATATAAAACCTCCATCGGGATAAAACCCGGTATATTAATTCTCAGATACTCTCAATAATGAGTGATTTTGCCCGATCTTTCCATTAAATCTTCTGGTGTTTTTTTCTATACGGGGTGAGAATGGGGTAAAAGCTCCTTTATTTCTCGCTATTCTGGTAAAATCAGCCGATGAAGTGAGCGGGATTCAGAGCCTGGAGGATATTTATGAACAAAAATTTAGCAGTACTCACCGCAGTGGGTCACGACAGAATAGGCATTGTTGATGATCTAACTTCTTCTATTGAACAAAGCGGTGGAAATATATTGGAAAGCAGGATGTCTGTTTTGGGGGGAGAATTTGCAGTG of Oceanispirochaeta crateris contains these proteins:
- a CDS encoding DOMON domain-containing protein; its protein translation is MKKVLFLMLTISLFTSFLSAQQRVEEKGFDLKWETQGDKLVLTLKAETKGWIAFGIDAESVMKDANIIILWVDDKTGIAMAEDHYGTGRFAHKSDIELGGTQDFQVLSGTQTETHTEVTFTIPLDSGDEYDKPLERGKTYRLLLASNKSDNISWKHNNTYAQDIEIR